A region from the Benincasa hispida cultivar B227 chromosome 10, ASM972705v1, whole genome shotgun sequence genome encodes:
- the LOC120087959 gene encoding uncharacterized protein LOC120087959, with protein sequence MEDRKEKVAPWMSVPQFGDWEQKGEVPDYSVDFSKIRENRKQHKRDLSRASIGNEEELMVSSATPTTNTPHSHADENHQLNPTNSNSPTTRKSILSYFNCCVKA encoded by the exons ATGGAGGATCGCAAGGAG AAAGTGGCTCCATGGATGAGTGTTCCACAATTTGGGGATTGGGAGCAGAAGGGAGAAGTGCCTGATTATTCAGTTGATTTCTCAAAAATAAGGGAAAATAGGAAACAACACAAAAGGGATTTATCAAGGGCAAGCATAGGGAATGAAGAGGAGCTAATGGTTTCATCAGCAACTCCCACCACAAACACACCTCATTCTCATGCTGATGAAAATCATCAACTCAATCCCACCAACAGCAACTCCCCAACG ACAAGGAAGAGCATATTGAGCTACTTCAATTGTTGTGTGAAAGCATGA